AACGAAGTTGCGGAAAAGATCAGGAAAAAACTGAGGGAAAACGAAAGTCTTCAGGTAGATGCACCTGTATAAAAAAGAGCAAAGATTCGGATTGAAAAACAGATCCGAATAATAATTTCCATACGAAACGATAATATATTTTTTGAAATATAGTGATCTGGGGGAAGACATTCATTTTTTAGGAGCCTTCCATTTCTCTTACTCCGGGGGGATAACAGTGGCAGAACTGGAAGTAGATGTTAGAGGGCAGACCTGCCCGGTACCTCTTGTAGAGTGCAGAAAAGCGTTTAAAAAAGCCTCTCCAGGAGACCTTGTAATTGTAAAGGGTACGCATCCGGCATCAAAAAAAGAAATTCCCATGGCATGTGAGGCTCTGGGGCTCACCGTGCTGGAGATTGAAGACAAAAAAGAAGGAAAAGAATGGGAAATAAAAATCCGGAGGTAAGGCCGGGAAAGGAGTGGAGATGGGGGAAAAGGCGGTAATCGTCCTTCACAGCGGGGATATGGATAAGGTATACAGCGCACTTATAATTGCAAACGGAGCCCTTGCGATGGGTATGGAAGCTTCGATATACTTTACCTTCTGGGGGCTCATGAGGCTTAAAAAAGGGGAACTTGAAAAAGGTCCGCTTTCCAGAATGAACATGATGGGTGCTGGAAAGCAGATGATCAAACAGAGAATGGATAAAGCCCATGTTGCATCGCTGGAAAAGCTGATGAATGACTTCAAGGAGCTTGGGGGAAAAATCATAGCCTGCGAAATGACTATGGAGATCATGGGCATAGAAAAGGAAGAAATTCAAACGGAATGGGTGGATGAATGGGGAGCTGTTGGTTCGTACATCCATGAAGCAAGGGATGCAACCATAACTCTCTTTATCTGACTTTGAGAGTTGAAAATAAGTTTCAGCAACAGTAAGATTATTCAGGCTTTCATTTTTACCCCGGGCCTTCATCGCAATTTATCGGGCCAGATCCACTTATCCGGCTGCAAATAGATCTTCCAGGCAGGAATTAAGCTGGAAGTGCTCAAAATCTGGCTGAAACCATTCTGAATTTTTATTAAAGTATTGATTTATGGGATATAACACAGCTTTACTGAGGAGATGAAGTATTAATTAAAAACAGAAACTGAGTCACGGGAATTAAATTTTATATGATCTGAGGAGGGGGAAAAATATTTGAAAATATGATTTATCTAGACAATTCTGCATGCACAAGGCTGGACGAGAGAGTGCTTGAAGCAATGAAGCCCTATTTTTTTGATACTTATGCAGTAGCGACATCCGAATTTGGCTATTCCATGGGAATTGACGCAAAAGAAGGGCTTGAAAACTCCAGGGAAATCATAGCCTCAAGGCTTGGTGCGGACTCCGAAGAAATAATATTCACGTCGGGAGATACGGAATCAAGCAACATGGCATTGAAAGGGACAGCCTGGGCACTTAAGGAGAAAAAAGGCAGGCATATTATTGTTCTGCAGATAGAGGATTTTCCGGTGTTGAATACGGCAAAATCCCTCCAGAAACAGGGTTTTGATGTCACATTTCTGAATGTTGACGGGGAAGGGTTTGCAGACCTTGAAGGGCTCAGAAAAGCAATTACAAAAGAAACTGTTCTTGTCTCAATCCAGTACGCCAACCAGGAGATAGGGACGGTCCAGGACCTGAAGGCAATCTCTGAGATCTGCAAAGAAAAAGATGTCCTTCTGCATACCGATGCCACACACAGTTTTACCCGGCTTCCCCTGAATGTAAAAGAACTGCCTGTTGACCTGGTTACATTGTCAGCCCACACGATTCACGGTCCCAGGGGAATAGGTGCTCTCTACATCAGAAAAGGCACTCCAGTAAGCAAATTCATGGATGGCGGCTTTCAGGAGTTCAATTTGAGGGCAGGGGTTGAAAATATTCCCGGAGCCGCAGGTTTTGCAACAGCAGTAGAACTTGTAACCGAAGATGAGACCAGGCAGCTCGAAGCCATGAGGAACAGGGTAATTGAGAGAGCCCTCTCTGAAATTCCGGATGTCACTCTTAACGGGAGCCGGGAAAAACGCCTGCCTCAGAATGCAAACCTGACTTTCCATTATGTGGAAGGAGAATCCATAACCCTGCATATGGACATGAGAGGGTTTGCGGTGAGCACAGGTTCAGCCTGTTTCAGCCGTTCCCTTGAAGCCAGCCATGTTATAAGGGGGATAGGAGGGGACCATGAAAGAGCTCATGGTTCGGTTCGCTTCACTTTCGGACGTTACAACCGCATGGAAGATGCGGACGCTGCAGTTGATGCCATGAGTGAGGTTGTGGCAAGGCTGAGGGAAATTAGCCCGCTTGCAAGAAAATAAGCAGAAGGAAAAATGAAGAGAAGAGAAAAAGCAGCGGAAGAATAGAAAAATAAAGGGGAGAGCAGGATGAAAATCGAAAAGAAAAGTGAGATGAAGTTTCCTTATAGTGAAAAAGTTCTTGAGCATTTCAGGAACCCGCATAATGTGGGGAAGATAGAGAACCCTGACGGAAAAGGCCTGGAAGGAAGCCCTGCATGCGGGGATATGGTTGCAGTATACATTAAGGTCGACCCCAGGACAAAGGTCATTGAGGATATAAAATTCGAATCTTACGGATGTGCATCCAACATTGCCACTGGGTCCGTAATCACAGACCTTGCACGTGGAAAGACCCTGGATGAAGCTAAAAAAATAACCTGGAAACAGGCTTCAGAAGAGCTTGATGGCCTTCCTCCGATAAAAGCCCACTGTTCCGTGCTTGCTGTTGAGGGCCTGCGTGCCGCAATCCGGGACTACGAAGAAAAACACGGGCTCGTCACAGAGAAAGAACCGACGACGGAAGAGGTTGTCCAGCAGAGGCTCAAACACGTTATGAACCCTCTGACAGGTCTTGATGTTGTTCGCACCAACCTTATACTTAAAACGAGTGTTGAAGCAGGAGTTATCAGGGTGGTTGTTGACCTGCCCGCAGACCACCAGTTTGCTCCGGCAATAAAAGAGGATATAATTGAAAAGCTCGGGGCTCTCTGGGATGTGGAAAGAGTAGATGTGGTGTTTACAGCCTGAATCATGCCTTAAGCAGAGAGAACAGGGAGAAAATAATTAATGGAAGCGGTTTATGAAGCCGATACTGGAGTTCAGCCCGGATAAACATTCAAAATACGTTTCTGCTTTCCCTTCCTCTTCTCCGGACCTGCAGGTACGCAGTG
This window of the Methanosarcina mazei S-6 genome carries:
- a CDS encoding iron-sulfur cluster assembly scaffold protein — translated: MKIEKKSEMKFPYSEKVLEHFRNPHNVGKIENPDGKGLEGSPACGDMVAVYIKVDPRTKVIEDIKFESYGCASNIATGSVITDLARGKTLDEAKKITWKQASEELDGLPPIKAHCSVLAVEGLRAAIRDYEEKHGLVTEKEPTTEEVVQQRLKHVMNPLTGLDVVRTNLILKTSVEAGVIRVVVDLPADHQFAPAIKEDIIEKLGALWDVERVDVVFTA
- a CDS encoding cysteine desulfurase family protein translates to MIYLDNSACTRLDERVLEAMKPYFFDTYAVATSEFGYSMGIDAKEGLENSREIIASRLGADSEEIIFTSGDTESSNMALKGTAWALKEKKGRHIIVLQIEDFPVLNTAKSLQKQGFDVTFLNVDGEGFADLEGLRKAITKETVLVSIQYANQEIGTVQDLKAISEICKEKDVLLHTDATHSFTRLPLNVKELPVDLVTLSAHTIHGPRGIGALYIRKGTPVSKFMDGGFQEFNLRAGVENIPGAAGFATAVELVTEDETRQLEAMRNRVIERALSEIPDVTLNGSREKRLPQNANLTFHYVEGESITLHMDMRGFAVSTGSACFSRSLEASHVIRGIGGDHERAHGSVRFTFGRYNRMEDADAAVDAMSEVVARLREISPLARK
- a CDS encoding DsrE/DsrF/DrsH-like family protein; its protein translation is MGEKAVIVLHSGDMDKVYSALIIANGALAMGMEASIYFTFWGLMRLKKGELEKGPLSRMNMMGAGKQMIKQRMDKAHVASLEKLMNDFKELGGKIIACEMTMEIMGIEKEEIQTEWVDEWGAVGSYIHEARDATITLFI
- a CDS encoding sulfurtransferase TusA family protein, which produces MAELEVDVRGQTCPVPLVECRKAFKKASPGDLVIVKGTHPASKKEIPMACEALGLTVLEIEDKKEGKEWEIKIRR